From the Solanum stenotomum isolate F172 chromosome 4, ASM1918654v1, whole genome shotgun sequence genome, one window contains:
- the LOC125862685 gene encoding inactive TPR repeat-containing thioredoxin TTL3-like translates to MENTRKSGQSTMSKIADNSVLNGLGCGLIGAFFPKRNTSTKINITTRSSDTSVVKNSRRCHTSTCPKNSISSKNKVSQVANLAYTQKLRREPTFTSSELSMTIFSHRKSKVNGTLNNSSTGNVTLLSHLGNLKLQGNQNSSSDKKAIQKKGKILIGNIARQTSSTVKSHQPGSSFRGSANKLDPDVLKSIGNEQYRQGKLEEALDLYNQAIAIDPRNASYYSNKAAALMSLGHVIEAVVACIEAVRLDPSYHNAHYRLARLYVRLGDAEKAIDHYKQSGRKVNKKDIVEAHDIKRQLLKCTEAQKLRDYNTLLKETQNSITLGVDSAPQIFAMRAEALIKLHRHEEAYTTIQKVPHIKTELCACLLGSVKTVYLLITRAEAYATVGWFEEATAAAQEATKLDQSNEVIITILRRIEGLASSRLKGNELFRENKFSEASFEYTEGLEQEPYNSILLFNRAACRFKLGQFEKAVEDCTAALVLRPSYTKARLRRADCNIKVIRPHLLKT, encoded by the exons ATGGAAAATACTAGAAAAAGTGGTCAATCAACCATGTCAAAAATTGCAGATAATTCAGTACTAAATGGATTAGGTTGTGGTCTAATAGGTGctttttttccaaaaagaaaTACTAGCACAAAAATCAACATTACAACCAGGTCCAGTGACACCAGTGTTGTCAAGAATTCAAGAAGATGTCACACCAGCACTTGTCCGAAGAATTCGATTTCTAGCAAGAACAAAGTGTCACAAGTTGCGAACTTGGCATACACACAAAAGCTTAGAAGAGAACCAACATTCACCTCGAGTGAATTGAGCATGACAATCTTTAGTCATCGGAAATCCAAGGTGAATGGAACGTTGAATAATAGTTCAACAGGCAATGTTACACTACTAAGCCACTTGGGAAACTTGAAGCTGCAGGGGAACCAAAATTCCTCAAGTGACAAAAAGGCTATCCAGAAGAAAGGCAAAATCTTGATCGGGAACATAGCAAGGCAAACTAGTAGTACTGTAAAAAGCCATCAACCAGGGAGTTCATTTCGCGGTTCTGCAAATAAACTGGACCCTGATGTGCTCAAGTCCATAGGCAATGAGCAGTACAGACAGGGGAAACTTGAGGAGGCATTGGATTTGTACAATCAAGCAATTGCAATTGATCCAAGAAATGCTAGTTATTATAGCAACAAGGCTGCAGCTTTGATGAGTTTAGGCCACGTGATTGAGGCAGTTGTTGCATGTATAGAGGCCGTCCGGCTAGACCCTTCTTATCACAATGCACATTATCGTCTTGCAAGACTATACGTTAG GCTGGGAGATGCAGAGAAAGCCATAGATCATTACAAACAATCAGGGCGAAAAGTTAACAAGAAGGACATTGTAGAGGCTCATGATATTAAGAGACAGCTCTTAAAATGCACAGAAGCACAGAAGCTGAGAGATTACAATACATTGCTAAAGGAAACACAAAATTCTATCACCTTAGGAGTAGATTCAGCTCCACAG ATCTTTGCCATGAGGGCTGAAGCATTaataaagttgcatagacatGAGGAAGCATACACCACAATTCAGAAAGTACCTCATATAAAAACCGAGCTATGTGCTTGCCTTCTTGGTTCAGTAAAAACAGTTTATTTGTTGATCACTCGAGCTGAGGCCTATGCAACAGTTGGCTGGTTTGAGGAGGCTACAGCTGCAGCTCAAGAAGCAACAAAATTGGATCAAAGCAATGAAGTAATTATCACAATTCTAAGGAGAATTGAAGGGTTGGCATCATCTCGGTTAAAAGGTAACGAGTTGTTCAGAGAAAATAAATTCTCAGAGGCTTCTTTTGAGTACACTGAAGGACTAGAACAAGAGCCATACAATTCTATTCTACTGTTTAACAGAGCAGCATGTCGATTCAAGCTAGGACAATTCGAAAAAGCTGTGGAAGATTGCACTGCAGCTCTTGTACTGCGTCCTTCCTATACAAAGGCTAGATTGCGGAGAGCAGACTGCAACATCAAGGTAATTCGACCACATTTGTTAAAGACATga